From a single Vitis vinifera cultivar Pinot Noir 40024 chromosome 18, ASM3070453v1 genomic region:
- the LOC100267860 gene encoding lysophospholipid acyltransferase LPEAT1 isoform X1 encodes MAHSCQLDNRNTHVSCRLVESSEVASLAGPTTVSPILVTVLTVDLPTPETHPGISYFNDSRPPVSATICDSWDDGDDDATFPRSKTAITWIPFSNLLPQISVVPNFNQCRSNFLFTLISAERARVSPMESELKDLDPRSNSQDVSSKDDRPLLKSDSTVVSQDNLQELEKKFAAYVRSDAYGPMGCGELPLKEKLLLAFALVTLVPIRLVVAFTILVVYYLICRVCTLFSAPNREGEDEQEDYAHMGGWRRAVIVQCGRFLSRALLFTLGFYWINVTYRDPLTTEDEGKDEDEEPERPGAIISNHVSYLDILYHMSSSFPSFVAKRSVAKLPLIGLISKCLGCVYVQRESKSSDFKGVAGVVTERVCEAHQNKFAPMMMLFPEGTTTNGGFLLPFKTGAFLAKAPVLPVILRYPYQRFSPAWDSISGVRHVIFLFCQFVNHIEVTRLPVYIPSQQEKDDPKLYANNVRKLMASEGNLIMSDIGLAEKRIYHAALNGNNSLPSVLHQKDD; translated from the exons ATGGCCCACTCCTGTCAATTGGATAATCGAAATACACATGTAAGTTGTAGATTGGTGGAAAGTTCCGAAGTGGCTAGCTTGGCGGGTCCCACCACAGTCTCTCCCATCCTTGTTACGGTCCTTACGGTGGACCTGCCAACACCTGAAACCCACCCCggtatatcatattttaatgatTCACGCCCACCAGTATCCGCAACCATCTGTGACTCCTGggatgatggtgatgatgatgctACCTTTCCCAGATCTAAAACTGCCATCACTTGGATTCCTTTCTCAAATCTTCTTCCTCAAATCTCCGTCGTCCCTAATTTTAACCAATGCCGctccaattttcttttcactttgatCTCAGCTGAGAGAGCTAGGGTTTCTCCGATGGAGTCCGAACTCAAAGACCTCGATCCCAGGTCCAACTCCCAGGATGTCTCCTCCAAAGACGATCGCCCTCTCCTCAAATCCGACTCCACCGTCGTGTCCCAGGACAACTTGCAGGAACTCGAGAAGAAATTTGCTGCGTACGTTCGCAGCGACGCCTACGGCCCCATGGGATGCGGCGAGCTCCCACTGAAGGAGAAGCTTCTCCTCGCGTTCGCCCTCGTAACGCTTGTGCCCATTCGTTTGGTGGTTGCCTTCACTATCTTGGTCGTTTACTACTTGATTTGTCGGGTGTGTACCCTATTTTCTGCTCCCAATCGTGAAGGCGAGGACGAGCAGGAGGATTATGCGCACATGGGTGGGTGGAGAAGGGCTGTGATTGTTCAGTGTGGCAGGTTTCTTTCTAGGGCTCTGCTTTTCACGCTGGGGTTTTATTGGATTAATGTAACCTACAGGGATCCGTTGACGACTGAG GACGAGGgcaaagatgaagatgaagaacctGAAAGACCCGGGGCAATAATATCTAACCATGTATCTTACTTGGATATTTTGTATCACATGTCTTCTTCCTTTCCGAGCTTTGTTGCTAAG AGATCAGTGGCTAAACTTCCTCTAATTGGTCTCATCAG CAAGTGCCTTGGTTGTGTCTATGTCCAGCGGGAGTCAAAATCATCTGACTTTAAGGGTGTTGCAG GTGTTGTAACTGAAAGAGTTTGTGAAGCTCATCAAAATAAATTTGCTCCAATGATGATGCTTTTTCCAG AAGGCACAACCACAAATGGGGGTTTCCTCCTTCCATTCAAGACAGGTGCATTTTTAGCAAAAGCCCCTGTGCTTCCTGTGATTCTAAGATATCCTTACCAGAGATTTAGTCCTGCCTGGGACTCCATATCTGGG GTGCGCCATGTGATATTTCTTTTCTGTCAATTTGTAAATCACATCGAAGTAACAAGGTTACCTGTATACATCCCCTCACAGCAGGAGAAGGATGATCCAAAATTGTATGCTAATAATGTCCGAAAGTTGATGGCTAGTGAG GGTAATCTAATAATGTCAGATATTGGACTTGCTGAGAAGCGAATATATCATGCTGCTCTCAATGGTAATAATAGCCTGCCTAGTGTTTTGCATCAGAAAGACGATTGA
- the LOC100267860 gene encoding lysophospholipid acyltransferase LPEAT1 isoform X2, whose protein sequence is MAHSCQLDNRNTHVSCRLVESSEVASLAGPTTVSPILVTVLTVDLPTPETHPGISYFNDSRPPVSATICDSWDDGDDDATFPRSKTAITWIPFSNLLPQISVVPNFNQCRSNFLFTLISAERARVSPMESELKDLDPRSNSQDVSSKDDRPLLKSDSTVVSQDNLQELEKKFAAYVRSDAYGPMGCGELPLKEKLLLAFALVTLVPIRLVVAFTILVVYYLICRVCTLFSAPNREGEDEQEDYAHMGGWRRAVIVQCGRFLSRALLFTLGFYWINVTYRDPLTTEDEGKDEDEEPERPGAIISNHVSYLDILYHMSSSFPSFVAKRSVAKLPLIGLISKCLGCVYVQRESKSSDFKGVAGVVTERVCEAHQNKFAPMMMLFPEGTTTNGGFLLPFKTGAFLAKAPVLPVILRYPYQRFSPAWDSISGVRHVIFLFCQFVNHIEVTRLPVYIPSQQEKDDPKLYANNVRKLMASEGNLIMSDIGLAEKRIYHAALNGLFCQR, encoded by the exons ATGGCCCACTCCTGTCAATTGGATAATCGAAATACACATGTAAGTTGTAGATTGGTGGAAAGTTCCGAAGTGGCTAGCTTGGCGGGTCCCACCACAGTCTCTCCCATCCTTGTTACGGTCCTTACGGTGGACCTGCCAACACCTGAAACCCACCCCggtatatcatattttaatgatTCACGCCCACCAGTATCCGCAACCATCTGTGACTCCTGggatgatggtgatgatgatgctACCTTTCCCAGATCTAAAACTGCCATCACTTGGATTCCTTTCTCAAATCTTCTTCCTCAAATCTCCGTCGTCCCTAATTTTAACCAATGCCGctccaattttcttttcactttgatCTCAGCTGAGAGAGCTAGGGTTTCTCCGATGGAGTCCGAACTCAAAGACCTCGATCCCAGGTCCAACTCCCAGGATGTCTCCTCCAAAGACGATCGCCCTCTCCTCAAATCCGACTCCACCGTCGTGTCCCAGGACAACTTGCAGGAACTCGAGAAGAAATTTGCTGCGTACGTTCGCAGCGACGCCTACGGCCCCATGGGATGCGGCGAGCTCCCACTGAAGGAGAAGCTTCTCCTCGCGTTCGCCCTCGTAACGCTTGTGCCCATTCGTTTGGTGGTTGCCTTCACTATCTTGGTCGTTTACTACTTGATTTGTCGGGTGTGTACCCTATTTTCTGCTCCCAATCGTGAAGGCGAGGACGAGCAGGAGGATTATGCGCACATGGGTGGGTGGAGAAGGGCTGTGATTGTTCAGTGTGGCAGGTTTCTTTCTAGGGCTCTGCTTTTCACGCTGGGGTTTTATTGGATTAATGTAACCTACAGGGATCCGTTGACGACTGAG GACGAGGgcaaagatgaagatgaagaacctGAAAGACCCGGGGCAATAATATCTAACCATGTATCTTACTTGGATATTTTGTATCACATGTCTTCTTCCTTTCCGAGCTTTGTTGCTAAG AGATCAGTGGCTAAACTTCCTCTAATTGGTCTCATCAG CAAGTGCCTTGGTTGTGTCTATGTCCAGCGGGAGTCAAAATCATCTGACTTTAAGGGTGTTGCAG GTGTTGTAACTGAAAGAGTTTGTGAAGCTCATCAAAATAAATTTGCTCCAATGATGATGCTTTTTCCAG AAGGCACAACCACAAATGGGGGTTTCCTCCTTCCATTCAAGACAGGTGCATTTTTAGCAAAAGCCCCTGTGCTTCCTGTGATTCTAAGATATCCTTACCAGAGATTTAGTCCTGCCTGGGACTCCATATCTGGG GTGCGCCATGTGATATTTCTTTTCTGTCAATTTGTAAATCACATCGAAGTAACAAGGTTACCTGTATACATCCCCTCACAGCAGGAGAAGGATGATCCAAAATTGTATGCTAATAATGTCCGAAAGTTGATGGCTAGTGAG GGTAATCTAATAATGTCAGATATTGGACTTGCTGAGAAGCGAATATATCATGCTGCTCTCAATG GTTTGTTTTGCCAACGCTAA